A stretch of the Aegilops tauschii subsp. strangulata cultivar AL8/78 chromosome 4, Aet v6.0, whole genome shotgun sequence genome encodes the following:
- the LOC109750273 gene encoding serine/arginine-rich splicing factor SR30 isoform X2, with protein MSRRWSRTIYVGNLPGDIREREVEDLFYKYGRIVDIDLKVPPRPPGYAFVEFEDPRDAEDACAGRDGYNFDGNRLRVEPAHGGRGSGGPSHDRSSSFGGGGGGGGRRGVSRHTDYRVLVTGLPSSASWQDLKDHMRRAGDVCFAEVYREGGGTIGIVDYTNYDDMKYAIKKLDDTEFKNAFSKGYIRVKEYDGKRGRSYSRSRSPSRSRSKSRSPSKSPRARSASRSRSRSLSSRSRSASKGRSPSRSPARSKSPIASPANGVVASPGASPKKRSPSRSPSRSRSPDAKSE; from the exons ATGAGCAGGCGCTGGAGCAGGACGATCTATGTTGGCAACCTCCCTGGGGATATCCGGGAGAGGGAGGTGGAGGACCTCTTCTACAAG TATGGCCGTATTGTTGATATTGACCTGAAGGTTCCTCCAAGGCCGCCTGGCTATGCTTTTGTTGAG TTTGAAGATCCTCGTGACGCCGAAGATGCCTGTGCTGGACGGGATGGGTATAACTTCGATGGAAATCGTCTAAGA GTGGAACCTGCTCATGGTGGGAGAGGTAGTGGTGGCCCCTCTCATGATCGTTCTAGCAGCtttggtggcggcggcggcggtggcggacgcCGGGGTGTCTCCAGGCACACGGATTACCGTG TTCTGGTTACTGGCCTGCCTTCTTCTGCGTCCTGGCAAGATTTAAAG GACCATATGCGAAGGGCTGGTGATGTTTGTTTCGCAGAAGTGTATCGTGAAGGCGGCG GCACCATAGGAATTGTGGACTACACAAACTATGATGATATGAAATATGCT ATAAAGAAACTGGATGACACTGAATTTAAGAATGCGTTTTCTAAAGGTTATATAAGG GTGAAGGAATATGATGGCAAACGTGGGCGCTCCTACTCACGTAGCCGGAGCCCAAGTCGTAGCCGCAGCAAAAGCAGGAGCCCAAG CAAATCTCCCAGGGCCCGCTCAGCATCTAGGTCCAGATCAAGGTCTCTTTCTTCCCGTTCTCGTTCAGCATCAAAAGGACGTTCTCCATCAAG ATCACCAGCAAGATCGAAATCCCCAATTGCTTCT CCGGCAAACGGTGTAGTGGCAAGTCCAGGGGCAAGCCCGAAGAAACGCAGTCCAAGCAGGAGTCCATCTCGTTCACGGTCACCTGAT GCGAAATCTGAATAG
- the LOC109750273 gene encoding serine/arginine-rich splicing factor SR30 isoform X1 — translation MSRRWSRTIYVGNLPGDIREREVEDLFYKYGRIVDIDLKVPPRPPGYAFVEFEDPRDAEDACAGRDGYNFDGNRLRVEPAHGGRGSGGPSHDRSSSFGGGGGGGGRRGVSRHTDYRVLVTGLPSSASWQDLKDHMRRAGDVCFAEVYREGGGTIGIVDYTNYDDMKYAIKKLDDTEFKNAFSKGYIRVKEYDGKRGRSYSRSRSPSRSRSKSRSPSKSPRARSASRSRSRSLSSRSRSASKGRSPSRSPARSKSPIASPANGVVASPGASPKKRSPSRSPSRSRSPDVNAKSE, via the exons ATGAGCAGGCGCTGGAGCAGGACGATCTATGTTGGCAACCTCCCTGGGGATATCCGGGAGAGGGAGGTGGAGGACCTCTTCTACAAG TATGGCCGTATTGTTGATATTGACCTGAAGGTTCCTCCAAGGCCGCCTGGCTATGCTTTTGTTGAG TTTGAAGATCCTCGTGACGCCGAAGATGCCTGTGCTGGACGGGATGGGTATAACTTCGATGGAAATCGTCTAAGA GTGGAACCTGCTCATGGTGGGAGAGGTAGTGGTGGCCCCTCTCATGATCGTTCTAGCAGCtttggtggcggcggcggcggtggcggacgcCGGGGTGTCTCCAGGCACACGGATTACCGTG TTCTGGTTACTGGCCTGCCTTCTTCTGCGTCCTGGCAAGATTTAAAG GACCATATGCGAAGGGCTGGTGATGTTTGTTTCGCAGAAGTGTATCGTGAAGGCGGCG GCACCATAGGAATTGTGGACTACACAAACTATGATGATATGAAATATGCT ATAAAGAAACTGGATGACACTGAATTTAAGAATGCGTTTTCTAAAGGTTATATAAGG GTGAAGGAATATGATGGCAAACGTGGGCGCTCCTACTCACGTAGCCGGAGCCCAAGTCGTAGCCGCAGCAAAAGCAGGAGCCCAAG CAAATCTCCCAGGGCCCGCTCAGCATCTAGGTCCAGATCAAGGTCTCTTTCTTCCCGTTCTCGTTCAGCATCAAAAGGACGTTCTCCATCAAG ATCACCAGCAAGATCGAAATCCCCAATTGCTTCT CCGGCAAACGGTGTAGTGGCAAGTCCAGGGGCAAGCCCGAAGAAACGCAGTCCAAGCAGGAGTCCATCTCGTTCACGGTCACCTGATGTAAAT GCGAAATCTGAATAG
- the LOC109750273 gene encoding serine/arginine-rich-splicing factor SR34 isoform X3, with protein MSRRWSRTIYVGNLPGDIREREVEDLFYKYGRIVDIDLKVPPRPPGYAFVEFEDPRDAEDACAGRDGYNFDGNRLRVEPAHGGRGSGGPSHDRSSSFGGGGGGGGRRGVSRHTDYRVLVTGLPSSASWQDLKDHMRRAGDVCFAEVYREGGGTIGIVDYTNYDDMKYAIKKLDDTEFKNAFSKGYIRVKEYDGKRGRSYSRSRSPSRSRSKSRSPSKSPRARSASRSRSRSLSSRSRSASKGRSPSRLLFILSGIVRRSGDCTLGY; from the exons ATGAGCAGGCGCTGGAGCAGGACGATCTATGTTGGCAACCTCCCTGGGGATATCCGGGAGAGGGAGGTGGAGGACCTCTTCTACAAG TATGGCCGTATTGTTGATATTGACCTGAAGGTTCCTCCAAGGCCGCCTGGCTATGCTTTTGTTGAG TTTGAAGATCCTCGTGACGCCGAAGATGCCTGTGCTGGACGGGATGGGTATAACTTCGATGGAAATCGTCTAAGA GTGGAACCTGCTCATGGTGGGAGAGGTAGTGGTGGCCCCTCTCATGATCGTTCTAGCAGCtttggtggcggcggcggcggtggcggacgcCGGGGTGTCTCCAGGCACACGGATTACCGTG TTCTGGTTACTGGCCTGCCTTCTTCTGCGTCCTGGCAAGATTTAAAG GACCATATGCGAAGGGCTGGTGATGTTTGTTTCGCAGAAGTGTATCGTGAAGGCGGCG GCACCATAGGAATTGTGGACTACACAAACTATGATGATATGAAATATGCT ATAAAGAAACTGGATGACACTGAATTTAAGAATGCGTTTTCTAAAGGTTATATAAGG GTGAAGGAATATGATGGCAAACGTGGGCGCTCCTACTCACGTAGCCGGAGCCCAAGTCGTAGCCGCAGCAAAAGCAGGAGCCCAAG CAAATCTCCCAGGGCCCGCTCAGCATCTAGGTCCAGATCAAGGTCTCTTTCTTCCCGTTCTCGTTCAGCATCAAAAGGACGTTCTCCATCAAG ACTTCTCTTCATTTTATCTGGGATTGTGCGGCGATCTGGGGATTGCACATTAGGATATTGA